The following nucleotide sequence is from Bactrocera oleae isolate idBacOlea1 chromosome 2, idBacOlea1, whole genome shotgun sequence.
ATTGTTTTGCGtagtatgtatacatgtgttaGACAAATGTGGGTACAAACGTTTGATACAAACATTCGTATCATAGGCGATTACATAGTTttgtatattatgtacatatgcgtatgtatgtattttcttaCTTATCTCTTACTAATACTAAAATGATAGTTTATGATAtagttgtgtatgtgtatatgctgATCGCTGGTGGCAGTTTTCGGCAGTAAAATGGCGCGAAATATCGGTCCCTAGCTGTTTTATGGAatgtaatttgtatatttgtatattaatacatatggCTGTGACAAAAATTTGACGTTCCCTTATacccaaaaaatgtaataatttttatttaggccTAACTAGCGAGCGCTCTACTTACTGACTAATGACTGCTATGTcaaatataaattcataaagtttttaagtaatatttggaatatttttttcgataattacaaatacaatttgaaTGGCAATACAACAAACAGAGGGGCgtatattaagtattttttttgcttttcttcttctaattttttcaataattttggcGGCAAGGAAGCACACATATTTGCCGTTACTACACAGTAGTAATCGATTAGAAGTTTTCACTTGTCACATGCCCCAATTTTACGCCCTTCCTTCCATTTAGCCACGCCACGTCAAGAGGCTCCAGCCGCGCTTGGCCGGTTGCGGTgttgtatttgctgttgtttctTGTGGTTGTTGTTTGCTTTCGTCGAAAACGTATACTTCGGTGGCAACTGTGACATCGCCATtaccattttgttgttgttgttgcttttgtgccTCCTGCTGCAATTGTTGCTGACTCAAATTGGGATTGCTCAGGTAGGTCCTCAGAATGGTGTGCTTCTGTATGGACCTCTGAAACTCGCTTGTGGACGGGCGATATGCCTCGAGCTTGTTCTTGTATTTGTTGCTGCCACCGGTCTGAGTTGTGTACGCCTTGTGGCcacttgtggttgttgttgtagccttGTGTAGTGTGGCGCTAAACGCTGAATTTGTTGTTGCGGCCTTACGCTGACCAAATGTGTGCGTCGCCTGTTTGGAAGAATatacagaggaagaggaggaggaggaagaagaagaagaggttGATGTTGTAGCTGGTTGCGTTGAATATgggaattttttgttgttgctattttgtttGTACTCATACGTGTCAATGGCGTTGGCGCTAACAACTGGCGCTACCGATGGTGCGCATAAACCCTGATAACGCGATGACGATCGCAAGCCATATGTCGCACATGATGGCTTACCTACCTGATACGGATTATAACCGACGACGTTTCCACTGAAATGAgacaattaaaaagttttattgcaAAGATAATCTGTGTTTTTGTAGTTatgtttgaacatttttttaaggaTCTGCGTATCATTGGCGGCATTCTTAActtataaaaagttaatttgattgagaaaataaaaaaaggaaattctCTAATCGAATTTGTTTGTTCTTTCCTCTATTAAAGACCTATATCCgcttatgaatttttaaaatttaattttttttgcttatgtattcattaaacatatatttcgtctataataataattttttttggggtTTTGGAGCAGGCCACCCTGCAAATAGCCTACGGGATCAAGGgaataattcttttaaaatgagTACTCGAACAGCTGAGTGTATATGACGCAAAAAGTTGGTCAGGGTCATAAAGCTAAAATCAGttgattgaaaatattgaagttTGACTTGCATTTTTTGTGATGAGTCTTTTAAAAACTATTCAACTCTCAAGACTTTTaatctaatattattatttcattcatGAAGTCACAATTTCCTATTCAACGCACTCAAAAACAGTAACGTGATAAAATTGTCACAATACCATTACTGATATTTCTGAGAGAAAACGAAGGTATGTGAAAATGTCAAGGAAATGGAGTCGGAAAATCAGACCAccagaattaaaatatttaagaatattaatTGGGAATCTACTTAACACATTTCAGTTTATATTTGGTATCGCTTGTGAATGAGGCATAAAATATGGGGACTAACTATAACGAAAGATCGAGTCAAAGATCGTATTTTTTGGGAaggtttctttaaaaatttagtagAAGATAGCGACTtttcagttttatgaaaatttagttaAACTTAGTAtcattaactaaatatttaaattactcaATTTTGGTTACTTACCCTGGTCCATAATTACAAACGTACAACTTGTTATATTTGGTTGAGTCTTTGTATTCAGAGAAGCCACAACCAACTAAACTTGTTTCACCCCAGACCAGCTGAAAAGATAggcaaaaaaaattagtaaactaaaataaatcaaatttaagCTTTATGTGTATTAAATATGTGGGCTGAACGAAAATTCTGCTAAGGAAAAACAAGGAACTGAGCTTGTGGAACATAAATAATAAGACATTCATGAACtggaaaggaaataaaaaattaatttaggggataacttaaaaaagtttaataaagttTGTACTTAAAAACGCCTCGAGGTGTACGAGATACTCTACTTCGAGAAGTATTCCCAAAGTTTTATTTGACcgatatgttttatttaatttgaataatttagtTTTGAAACACAAATTTTTGAGGGATACTTTATAACTCTATACTATATTTTTCCAGATCTCGTATGTTGGATACTAATATctatttaattaagatatatgGAAGATTCTAttcaaatattgtattatataaaagtttgttcaaaatgctttttcaattaaaaatatttattaaaatttagaaatatatcTTTTACGGGACTACTATTGTTGGCATATCCGAAAttaccatataaaaaaaattcaaaattttctaacGAAACGAGTCTATAttttcgatatattatatatatccttTAAATCCGATAAGTGGaaaattgtttcaatatatGGTTTAATATAAGGTAgatcgaaaaatatattttaaacatatactCTTCTGCTGCATAAttaaaccaaatatatatacgtattgtATATGATTAAGTATCTAGTATTTGATTGTTCTGatattctatatttcttttctctatATCTTGATTTCCTATAAAGATTTTGCAtgcagaatatttttttaaataacattagTAGGTTGTTTTTCGACTCTCTTCGTCCACTAACCTGAGAGTAATGACCAGTCTTCGCTGACCAAGCATCGCCAAATGAGTACTTTTGCACCTCATTGAACCAGCTTTGGATGCGTGATGGGAAATCGCCGTCGGAGGCATCGAGCGGGGCTGTGCTCCAGATAATCGCCAGGTTTTGACCCATGGTGAAGCGATCTATTGTGATAAAGATGTGGACGAGTGGTGAATCCAACGGTGGCGCACAAAACAGCAAACAGCGAACGGGAACATAAAGAGGGGGAGGGCAGCAATGGAGATACGTGGAGTGATAAAAAttgtgtgttggaagaatagaAGAAAAGTAAAATCAAGTTAATAACAGTTGATCTCATTACGCAACATATTACGGTTAAGGCACACAAAACATTCTCTTTACGAGGAACAAAGACATGCAATTTTAGTTACAATTTGGTGTTTTTGAGTTGATTATtggtttttttaagttttatttttgaaaacaagaGTTACGGTTATTTAACAAATTGTCATGTCATGAGTAGGTTAGATACACGCCTGTGGTGGTTGGCATGAACGAACATTAGTCCGGTTTCATTCtcgtatttattatttatggtacttttttattattattttttttacaatttatttttaaattttttttttaaatatttttcaaattttttaaatttttttttcaatttttttttgatttttgtgtgTGTCTTTTTTTTGTGATGTTCTGTTTACCCACGTATTGGTTTGCGCCCATATGGTGCTTGCATGCATGCGGTGTGCTGGGAATTTGACATGTTATTGTTTGTATGGAGGATTTCTAGAGTATAAGATTAATTAAACGTTATGatttatatggatatgtatggTTACGGTTACTTTCTGATTAATATGGTGGTTTTGTATTCTCCAAGATCGCGAGGATTTGCATagattatatacatttttgttatttttttaacgagcgtttttattttttcaattaatttttatttatttgcgtttCAGTATTATTTGCTTGGTTGTGGGTAAGTTTTTTTATGCTGTTAATTAAACATATCCTGTAGTAAATTAATGGTTTTGTTAGCAAGATGGAGTgcctattatttttttaaactttttttcatatatatataatgagttgtttttgtatgttttataaaaaaaaacaattaattatttaatcgcACTTATAAAATGACTCAATTTAAATAAGTAACGATATTAATTCATTATTTGCTTATAATCAATAAttgctaataatttttaattttaattaataaataattatttttaaataaattattattttttaagtttaattaaataaaaatttatttattttaattatttattagctatttttttttacttttaaatcttttaatttattttaatttctaaattaaCTACTGCATAAAACACAATTCTATGtgtgaaattaatataattagactttacTACTTTCAGAAATTCCAAAcacattttaaaactaaaagcctacatatataaaaaatttcgaaattataaTATAGTCtagctttaatttttaatttttcatatagtaaaattcaaaattttaaaataaaaaaataggatttatttttgtatattttataaaaaatttataaaaataagttatttgattattaaaataattatttaactataaatattaattattacattatttactcaattatttaaattagtaaattaattaccaatcattttttaattttaattaatttgaatcATTAGTaggtaattattttttaatttaattagttaataattttttctttattttaattagtaaataattaatatttttataactgcattaaaattaaaaattcaatgtgtgaaattaatattattagactttaaaataaattttttttattttttatatatattaaaaaaacgcaacacttaaaaattaaaatgttttttcattACATATGATatgtttagtaaaaaaatatataaacattttttttttgtaatttaaaaatgtcttaTAATTTATGCATCGCTTTCaagctttaaaataatattaaaaatttttgtatgcaaagTCCAAAATTTACAACTGCCAGCAATCCAaacgaaattacaaaaaaaaatgtttgttagtAAAATTAGTCCTAAAAagcttttcattttcatatatttaagaGCCTTTTTAAAAGCCAAACGCAAgcccaaaatatttttaaatgattcCCTCACTCTACTTTTCAAAAATCCAATTcactgcatatgtatatgtaagtatgttcgTATTAGTTGGACAAAACATAGATAGATTAATAAATGGATTAACACACAGTGAAAACATTGAAAATGGCAATTAGTGTTCATTTTGATGATATACGAAATGCGCTTGCGATAACTTACTGATCGTTCGCAAAGGGTCATGACGGAATTCACAGTTATTGGCCCATTGTTGCGCACGCGCCGCCAACTCGTCGTCCCAAACGATTTCACGCATATTTTCAGCACCCGGTTGACCTGGATAGCGGCCCGTTGCCACCAATTGGCGCAATTTGTTGTGCTCGTGCAGGATGATCTCACGCTCGCCACCGGAGAGGCCAGAAACTGCAAAAAGAAATGGCAAAAacacaatttaataaatatttattttaatttaatgaccGTTAAAAGTagcaaaatcaaaaaacatgCCGGATTAATTTGCATAATATGCGGTTTAATGTTGTAACAGCGCTTGTTTAGCGgcattttttgctgtttttaattagttaaattaatttgtGTACTCAAATggtaaaagacaaaaaaaaacagattatTTGCAGCTTCATTTCTTTTACCGGTCGCTCTGTTGGAAGAGCCTAATTCGAATcgatgttttgaaaaaaattcaaacaaatataataaagattgaaaacaaaaaaatataaaaataaaatatttataaatatttaatttgtgcaAACATAGCGTTACACAACTAACTAATCGCGCTCATTGGGTTTAACCCGAACCCGGTGTCGTTCGAGCGCTAATCGTCGCTTGAATTGTGCAGAATGTTTGCGCATGCGCGCTCTTTCGGTATACAATCGCTAATTCCAGACCATTTAAAAGCTAAATATTAGGAATATCTGCCATTAGCATTTTTAAAATCACTTTAATATGCGACTACATTAGTCGCCACTTGTTCGTTAGCAATCACTTTggtctttaattttttactttcaaatatttttactagtgctttttaaattttattacttttctccTCAAAGTTGGTCGTTTGATTTTTACGCTTTGGTTGTTATTGCCATAATTcgattaattatattttctttacatgTGCATAATTTATAAGACAAGTCATGgttataaaaatactttcaaaaataaagagaagCTGTGAAATCTACGTCGCCTGGCAACAACGCATTCTCTGCCGCCCGCTATTCAACGCCAAACACTCCAAACTGTTTAACATATTACAAGATCTAAGCGCTTGCTTTAACCATTCTTGGGGCCAATCAAATACACATTTGTCTCTTTATAAAGGCCAATAAAATAATTGCGAATGTattcacatgtaaatttttcgGTGAAATAtgtaatcaaatatttataaagccaCGGCGGCCTTTGGAAGACTGTGAAGAAAGCAGTTCTTTGTTGTAAAAATGTTAATTGTTTGCCAACTGTTCAAAGTTTAATGTATTGAACCCAagtctaaaaacaaaaatccaataaaaaaaataacgaataaTTGCTCAGCTGTTGGCAGCTTCGACTTTTAATGCAAATGAGCCTAAAGGCAGTTGATAAACTAGGTTTAAATCTAGCAGTGACATCATTGAGCTATTTTAGGACGCGCCAACAACGAAAAAGTAAGTCACATTggataaaaaattgtgtaaatgtcTACCTGTACAAAAAATATTGCTACTGTAAATAAAAGTCAACTAATTATGAAGAGTCAGGATCCtaccaattgaaaaaaaaaaaatcttccgGTTTTGAAGTAATCTCTAAATCAAAAATCGTGTAACCGCTGAAAGTATTTGCAGAATTACAAGACAACTGGAAGAGAGATTTACCATATAGAACTCCTTTTCATATCTCAGCTAATCTAAATACATAAAGTGTTTGCCTATATATTATTTCATAGTGGGTGCTGAGTTTAGCCACTAGAAAagtattataattatatcattaccaattttctaagaaaataaaaacgatGTCTTGTGGAAACACACCGGAACTACAATATTTAGTCAAGACAcatttatatagtaaatatatggtTTCGAAAAAGACTTTATCGCGACGAATCAAACAAACTGCCATAAATGCCTAATGTGATGTAAAAAACGTAgctcaatttaaaaaaactaatttgcCAATAAGTTAGCACTGAAACAATAAATGATTTCATGTGACCGtaatcaatatttattattcattttttattgcGCTTTGCGTAAACTTTATTCAAACTTAAGCATTCGCACTTTGCCTATGTAAGCTTTTGGCTTTTAGAACAATTACATTTCCAATTGAGAGAAGAAAGGAGTTTGGAATTGTCTCATTATGCAGAAAAATGTTAAAGTtagttaatacaaataaaatgtttgagcaaaaacttttttaaaactttttaagctTTTGAAATCAGACTCCGCTCTAAATATGTTCCTGACCTTCAGATATATTAAATTACTTATTAAACATTTTGAGCTTTGCGTAAACTTTTTCAAAcctttttaagctttagaaggCACACTCCGCTCTAAATATGTTCCTGTGCTGGCTTTTTAAGCTGCAGAATTAAACTATTATTCAGAGTAATGTTCAACTAATCCTGGCAAAGGCATATAGAAATTCCTTTCATCTTAACTTAATGAAGCAAGTGCAGCatgttgtaaaattttgtacaacaaAGTTAATggcgaatattttttaaagtattttataattttcaacgcAAATTTTAATTCCGCAATACTTaactaattcgattatatttttctaaatacttATACTTATGATTTTTCATGCttattcaagaaaaaaatgtctgCAATTCCCATGAAAGTCGGGATTACCTGACTGAAAATGTCTATAAACTCGGCAGCCTTTCTCAaatttattatactatatattatatatattttcttgatttaaacaaaattgtagaaaatattgtatataaaattacacCACAAAGCAAGTAATGCTTTTTCCGACCTCTCAATGAGAATCAATATGTTTACCGCTTCTTACAGTACGTTCTAGTTAGTTAATATATGTTCAACACTTgctattgttttgttttgccaGGCgtttaaagcaaaacaaaatagtTTAAGCGTGAAGACACTAAAGCAGCTCAAGTGGATATTTAAATGCAGAATTGGTGCTGTCGCAACACTGGCGGCTTAAGGCAGTCAGTAAGAGTTGTTGTTCTTTTGAATTGAACGTGATGTTGCATGTGTGCATGTagtgttcatatgtatatatgtaaatgtgtattgcCACCGTCGCCTCTAGTTGCGCGTAATGATGACAAATTCCTGGGAATACCGAATTGGCAATATAAATAGTGCATACTCATGAAAGGTACTGGCAGGCGAGTCAgtaaagcatatacatatgtacatattatatatgggtGTGTGCGACAGTAGGTGTTCATGTGTGTAGGGATGGATGCATcatacttttgtatttttttgtaataggCGCTAAAGTAGCGACAAGTGAGTGACGATTCTCACTCATTTTTTGGGCTCTTCCtagattttgattattttttgtttaattaaaaagccGCAACGCCGCAAAATAAAAGTGTGCAACtcatttacacatacacatcaatatgtatataatgtatatatgtcagCGGCAGCTTAAACAGCCACTTGATGTGTAATGATCATGGACATCAGGGTCGAAAGCGTCGAGAACATGTTGCCTCGACACTGGCGCACTTCTTGCCACAGCCATGCAtacttatatgtttatatacgtgtatgtatgtatgtagaccAGGTCACATTAACACATATCAAAAGCGAGTAAATGAAGCGAAAAGGAAAAAACGAGCGCTGCACTATAATCAACGCGGCGACAAATAATATATACGAAAGCACTAGCACTGAAGGTGGCAAGTTCGGTGAATGGAAAGGCAACACAGCGTCTAGCAGCGCGCCTGAGAAGCGCAACGAATTGCTTTGTCGAATAGCCGACCATTCATTGCTCTGATTTTAAACGTTGTCGTAAGACACGGCGGCAGCATAAGGATAAGAAAATGGAAATGATTTCGTAAGTTACGTTAATTTGCCGCGACTGCGTGTAAGGTGATAATAAATGCCTAAAAATgaacacatacacgcatacatgctCATGTGGAgcagggtggagcgaaaaaaaatttttttttgcttagcctgagggtaaaatttgtagattataaaaaaagaaaatttttggaaaaagaaataatttttttgtagcaTCTCCAGGGTGGaccacttttaaagtaaatttcgagttaaaattttttttggacaaactTTTTggttaaactcttcacatttgtataaagatTACCGAATTTTACGGTTTTTGACtcacaatttattttaacgcttaggaaaagcatgttgtcgtttaagacttttttaaaactccaataatgaccacaaaatttttttttaaattgataacttttaattggccagaaagaggactctccacagcttctagaacacttatcaaacattttttacgaaataaaaattttaactcgaaatttactttaaaactgagtgggactcttgatgttaaaaaaaattttttttcaaaaatttaatttttttataatcgacAAATTTTaacctcaggctaagcaaaaaaaaaagaaaccacCCTACTGTCaatacatatttgtacatacatatattatgcacTTGTACAATGGTTATGGTCAATGAAATTATCGCCCGAGAACCTGAAAGCGCTTTGCCTTCATTGTTCATTTGCCTTTGAGGTTCTGCAGTCATTTAAGAGCCGCGACTGGCACTTTCGAAAATGCCAAATTCTGAAATACGAGCTGCTGTTGTGGCACGTTTAATGAGCGTAATTTGCAGTTGAGCCTGCCACATTCTTTATTCTTGTAGCTGCAATTATTGATTGTGTTTCACGCGTtgccattttttcttttttttttatacttttaattgTATGAGAAGCGTTTCTTCTTATATATAaactgtacttttttttttaaagtaattgaaatgcTCTTAAAAGtgcataaaacatataaaatcgtTTTGagtgcttttattttaaatgaatagATCGAAATCGTTAAGCTGTTATAGaagtatatatgaaaaatatatttaatagcgTATTATTtcattctttataaaaaaaaaaaataatttgcttaaaaattttttttcttttaattatagaagaaatattttgattcaattatttaaaatatatttttaacaatcaaATAACACgtgtgatttattttttataatattcctacaaaatatttaacttaatttttttttcaattagatttttaaaatattattaaattttttcctaagccaaaaaaaaaaagatttaccaAATTACTGAAATTTAATTGACTCGAAAAAGTTATAAACCAATATTTAGATCTCTAATAATTTTGAAGTGTACTGCTATTGCTGTAGTCAATATTAACGAAGAATTTTCTAGGATAGACAATTTATTACTACCAATAAGGTACtttgattatatatttaaattatttttttatatttgctggCAAACTGTTAATTCTATGGTATTCAGATACAAGCAGCTAAACAat
It contains:
- the LOC106625820 gene encoding cysteine-rich venom protein isoform X1, whose protein sequence is MEILPQKYLLHAALLLVSCSVVLACRGQLLVSGLSGGEREIILHEHNKLRQLVATGRYPGQPGAENMREIVWDDELAARAQQWANNCEFRHDPLRTINRFTMGQNLAIIWSTAPLDASDGDFPSRIQSWFNEVQKYSFGDAWSAKTGHYSQLVWGETSLVGCGFSEYKDSTKYNKLYVCNYGPGGNVVGYNPYQVGKPSCATYGLRSSSRYQGLCAPSVAPVVSANAIDTYEYKQNSNNKKFPYSTQPATTSTSSSSSSSSSSSVYSSKQATHTFGQRKAATTNSAFSATLHKATTTTTSGHKAYTTQTGGSNKYKNKLEAYRPSTSEFQRSIQKHTILRTYLSNPNLSQQQLQQEAQKQQQQQNGNGDVTVATEVYVFDESKQQPQETTANTTPQPAKRGWSLLTWRG
- the LOC106625820 gene encoding venom allergen 5 isoform X2 codes for the protein MEILPQKYLLHAALLLVSCSVVLACRGQLLVSGLSGGEREIILHEHNKLRQLVATGRYPGQPGAENMREIVWDDELAARAQQWANNCEFRHDPLRTINRFTMGQNLAIIWSTAPLDASDGDFPSRIQSWFNEVQKYSFGDAWSAKTGHYSQLVWGETSLVGCGFSEYKDSTKYNKLYVCNYGPGGNVVGYNPYQVGKPSCATYGLRSSSRYQGLCAPSVAPVVSANAIDTRRTHLVSVRPQQQIQRLAPHYTRLQQQPQVATRRTQLRPVAATNTRTSSRHIARPQASFRGPYRSTPF